Proteins encoded in a region of the Deinococcus fonticola genome:
- a CDS encoding PadR family transcriptional regulator, which yields MNPDLLRGNLELIVLSILQQRPLYGFAIIQEARSRTDGYFDFKEGSLYPALHRMEQEGLLAAQYGESGRNGKPRKYYAVTDKGRQMLEARRQEFSTFTAAVMRLSGV from the coding sequence ATGAACCCGGACCTGCTGCGCGGAAACCTTGAACTGATCGTGCTGTCCATCCTTCAGCAGCGCCCCCTGTACGGCTTCGCCATCATTCAGGAAGCCAGAAGCCGCACGGACGGGTACTTCGACTTCAAGGAAGGCAGCCTGTACCCCGCCCTGCACCGGATGGAACAGGAGGGACTGCTGGCCGCCCAGTACGGCGAAAGCGGGCGCAACGGCAAACCGCGCAAATACTACGCCGTGACCGACAAGGGCCGGCAAATGCTGGAGGCCAGACGGCAGGAATTCAGCACCTTTACGGCGGCCGTGATGCGTCTCAGCGGAGTGTAG
- a CDS encoding permease prefix domain 1-containing protein yields MTTLMGTPAPLEAYLRRATVGLPPERREEVWNELEEHVLCRAEQLEFEGHSPEQALKLALRELGPPLRVSAAMNGVHNMPKLIAFATLTTLALSAGLYAFAGGGGKIMTLPVITQGPAQKCIEAARKDQPQLPVVSRDQHFICYQPGDARHDGAYLSMTTAKRAIEALGGTLSVHSDGRYRLEGPNGWTSFAPVFREANDYYVPAANFLGTLLRTQSIHSEKQIILRHYRNPELSFGGLTLKLSQPVNEPIGQHIYSSVGDLLMSQLVYADADEGFQYEAYYNTAGDVPHTISTGLKPDEAVFVLARLGDNTFKVVTRPVGPNGKVSFFYLPGELRFVTSAKELTPPQAGQPTPVMLVRLTNVPLNNLRTGIFLPK; encoded by the coding sequence GTGACCACCCTGATGGGCACGCCCGCCCCGCTGGAAGCGTACCTGCGCCGCGCCACGGTGGGCCTGCCCCCAGAGCGCCGCGAGGAAGTCTGGAACGAACTGGAAGAACACGTCCTTTGCCGCGCTGAACAGCTGGAATTTGAAGGCCACTCTCCCGAACAAGCCCTGAAACTGGCCCTGCGCGAACTGGGGCCACCCCTGCGCGTCAGTGCCGCCATGAACGGAGTTCACAACATGCCCAAATTGATTGCTTTTGCTACGTTGACCACCCTTGCCCTCAGCGCCGGGTTGTACGCGTTCGCGGGAGGGGGCGGCAAAATCATGACCTTACCCGTGATTACCCAGGGGCCGGCGCAGAAGTGCATTGAGGCAGCAAGGAAAGATCAGCCGCAGTTGCCCGTCGTTTCACGCGACCAGCACTTCATCTGTTACCAGCCCGGCGACGCCCGCCACGACGGCGCATATCTCAGCATGACTACAGCCAAACGGGCCATTGAGGCACTGGGAGGGACATTATCAGTGCACTCAGATGGACGCTACAGGTTGGAAGGCCCCAACGGTTGGACAAGTTTCGCTCCCGTTTTCCGTGAGGCGAACGATTACTACGTGCCTGCGGCCAATTTCCTTGGAACGCTGCTTCGCACCCAATCCATCCACAGCGAAAAACAGATCATTCTGCGCCACTACCGAAACCCTGAACTGTCCTTTGGCGGATTAACGCTGAAGCTCAGTCAACCTGTGAACGAACCCATCGGGCAGCACATCTATAGCAGCGTGGGCGACCTCCTCATGTCACAATTGGTCTACGCGGATGCAGACGAGGGTTTTCAGTACGAAGCGTATTACAACACCGCCGGTGACGTGCCCCACACCATCAGCACAGGGCTGAAGCCGGATGAAGCGGTGTTCGTCCTGGCACGCCTCGGAGACAATACATTCAAAGTCGTTACCCGACCTGTTGGGCCAAACGGGAAAGTGAGTTTCTTCTACCTACCTGGAGAGTTGCGTTTCGTGACCAGCGCAAAGGAGTTGACTCCGCCCCAGGCAGGACAGCCCACGCCCGTCATGCTGGTTCGGCTGACAAACGTGCCCTTGAACAACCTTCGGACTGGCATTTTCCTCCCCAAATAA